The sequence below is a genomic window from Canis aureus isolate CA01 chromosome 11, VMU_Caureus_v.1.0, whole genome shotgun sequence.
AGGTAGTCATGGGCGTCTGAGGCCTTTGAGGGATATTTTCAATTTCCTGCAAAAGAACAGTGATACTGTTATTTCATAACAGCGATACTGATTATTTCAGGGTGTGCCAGTAACTGGGACACATGTCAGCCAGTCACCTGTGCATGCTGAGCACGGAGAGTATGTGCTCTGTCTGGCAACAACTCAGAGCAACAGCCCAAATTAAGTAGCCATGTGTATGCGGTGGGATCTTCCTGCTGGGAAGGTTGGAAACCACTGGGTTAAGATCTCTACACTGTCTTAGCAGTGACAGGGAGAGTTCACTCCCTGCGGAGTCCTCTTGCTGTCTACACCTTATCTGAGAGCCAGTCCGCAGCAGATGAGTTGGAGTTTGAAGAGGGTTTACAGCTTCATCTGGGAGTTGCAGGTGAAGATCTCCGGTAGATTCATGAAGACCATAACCCAGACAGGAAGTAACCCCATGCAGTAGAAGAAATGATCTTAAGCCTCCAGGCCAGTGGAAGAGGCAGGGCCCCAGGATTAGTCTTCCTAGGTTCTATTTTCATGTCTGTaaagtcacattttttaaatttcgaCTTGTTTGTTAAGCTTCAGGGCCTGAAACAGCTTGTGACAAAAGCTCCATGCTGTTCCTCACACTGCTGTTGGGGGATTTGGCCATGCAACATATccctttttaatctttcattagAGATTTAAATTTATCACTGCCTCCGCAAGcttcatgtttcttcttttcaGTAGCAAGCTATTCCATCAGATTTTAATCACGGTGTCAAACTAACTGCATATCTAATTTAGGCTAAACATACATAAATTCCAAATTTAAtcaaattttatgcattttatctAGATAATTCAAATGATTCTTAAATTAAAACTTCTGCTGTTCtgatcatttgcttttcttttggtgATGACAGATCACTCCGAGGTCAGGAGCTTACATGTTGATGTTGGATACTATTGTCAGgcacattttttccccctaagttgCGTGCAAAGTGAACCTCAAACCTACTTAGTTATTTTAATGAAACTGAAGCCTTATGAAAAAGTCATCTGGTAATAGTCAAAATCTGAGTGGAATGACAGCCTCAGGAAACAACAAGAATGAGTGAATCTTACAACATGATGTTGAGCAAAtgagacaaaaaatatatattgggatgcctgggtggctcagcggttgagcatctgccttcagctcagggtgtgatcccaaggttctgggatcgagtcccacatccagctccctacagggagactgcttctccctctgcttgtgtctctgcctctcccactgtgtttcttgtgaataaatatataaaatctttttttaaaaaagaatatatatcataatgattccatttatttgaagtaAAAAATTGGCAACATTCATCTTTGTTGTCAGAAACTGggtaatattttttcctttgatgtgGAGAAGTAGGCCAGGGATGGAGAGGAGGTGTAGGGGCATCTCTAGGGTGCTTGTaatatcatacttttttttttttttaaacagagagagagcacacaagcagggggcatTGTAgaccgagggagagggagaagtctcCCCCTGAaggagggaacctgatgtggggctccatcccaggacccctgggatcatggcctgagctgaaggcagatgcttaactgattgtgtcacccaggcatccctaatattGTGCTTCTTGAACTCAATGTGGTTACATAGCTGTGTTCACTTAGTGAAAATGTCTTGAGTGTTAAAAGTGTCATTTGTGCACCTTTTTCATGTGTATTACaccttaataaaatttattttaaattatatatatttttaaacattaattttttaattacatgggaaatatatgaaaacatcccctgtgttttaaaaaaaaactggaatattTTAGTTAAGGTAAGTCCTTTTAGATCCCTTTCAAATTTTGTACTGTCCTAAGAGGTtatcagtttatcttttaacatatatttacatatctaaGTGAGAGCATAGAAAATATATActattgtatgtatattttaaaatctgtgttcttttttaaactatCTGGATTAATAATAGACTTTGCATTGTTTCAATAATGCAGGATATCTATACTATCTTTCACTAAAAAACTTCTAATAATCTTCactaaaattaaatatcattttttaatatgCCCCACAGACACAAGctttattatacatattatattggatatatgtttacttttattattttcttaaatatcagtCTTTATTTACATATTGTGTATCTCAAAAAAGGCTGGAAAAACAATGAAGTTTCAACAGGAAATCAGGAAATCCTCATAGATCTGCCTGTGCTAGCACTTGGAGGAAAGGGAGTCGTGGAGTCCTTGGAGATTGGAGTCTTGATAGCCAAACTTCAAATGTTCCGTCACTTGCCAAGGAAGTGCCACATTTGAtcttctgtattattttcttgattcGGTGAAGATGACACCAGTTCAACTATTGATCTTGCTTCCTCTTGAGTGCAATGGAAAGGGCTGTCAGATATATGCACATTTGTGCACTTTATAGCTCCTCCATCACACTTCTTCATAAGCAATGCTTTCCAGCATTCATGAGTAGATTTAATAACATCAAGAGCAAAAGCCTTGTTTTTGAATTCTGCATTAAAAGCAAACtggttttctggttttccttctggCAACTTATAAAATCTAAACCAGTTAAGCGTAGCTTCCAAGTAACCTGGTTTGTACTTCTTAACATCATCAATATCATGAAACTTTGAGGCTTCAGGATCATTCACATTGATAGCAATTATTTTCCAATCTGTTTCACCCTGATCAATAAGAGCCAAAATTCCAAGGATCTTCACAGGAATAACCTCTCCACAAGAAGGAACCTTTGAGCCTATTTCGCAAACATCACATAGGATCATTATCTCCACAGCAGTCTGTACTCTTATCTTTTCGATGGGGATCTTCCCAAGTCTGTGGGAGGGCACCGTAATTCCAAATATAACCCTTGTGAGGGAAGATACTCGCCACGTACTGTAGCTTGCCATCCTTTCTATCTTGTTTAATGGGATTCAAAGGCTCCTTTGTGGCAATCTCCATTTTAGCATTTGTCCACCGAGGTACTTCTATAACCATATTAAACAAATTCTCATACTCATCATTTCTTGCTCTCTTTGTAGGAATGCCATTTTCCACTGTTGAGTCCACCTTCAGAGGAATATCATGAAAGGGGGAAATGTAGTGACCAGCTACATTCTTGAAGAAGAGGTGGTAACTGGGGGAGCGGGGCTGGCTGTGCTCCTCTGTGCAGTAGGAAGCCATGGCGCGGTGTGGGCCAGGCCCTGTGCGCCCAATAGGTGTTTacttttatatgttatttatgcaatattcatttttattatagtatatatcTTTGATGCAACTTGTAATAAAATTTATGTAATAGAAGAGTCCTTGTGTACCTGTCAGCAAACCTCAAGGACGGAAAACTAAACTTGGAAGTAGAAGCCTGTAAGAATCAACAGTAAGTAGCTGAGTTGAGGTAACAACATATATAATCAAGTTGTAAAAGTTTGTAAACGTGCTGCTAACGAGATTATGTTAGGGTGTTGTCCATATTGCCATATTGTATGTAGAAGCCTAAGGAAGCTACCAAATCCAgggttaaaatttaatttaaacaagATACACTAGGATCTTGCAATTTATGTTGCATACGGTAATAAAGCCTTGataaaaagagaccaaaaaagttaaaaatcagggacacttgtgtggctcagtggttgagcatctgcctttggctcaggatgtgatcctggggtcttgggatcgagtcccacactgggctccctgcagggagcctgcttctccctctgcctgtgtctctgcctctctctgtgtctctcatgaacaaataaataaaatctttttttttaagtaagaaatcAGCCATTGTTTATTTAGCACTGGGTATTCCACCtacactccacacacacacacacacacacacacacacacacaggttagAAAGTCAAATGTTTTTCAGGGAGTTCCAACAGAGGTTGCCCACACAGGTCTGTGGTGGGAACTGACTCCCACCATCTGGCAACCATAATAATCCAGTTTTTGAAATGGAGTTTTTGCCAGTTGGAAAAGCAGAATCCAAAGATGATCATCGTCTTCTGAACCAAATGCATAGCACACACTGCTCTCAACCTCATAGATGAGAACATGCGGCTGTCCAACCACATGTACTTGAAAACTGTGGAAAAATTCAATGAGTGGTTTGTTTCAGCATTTGTTATTGCAAGTCATATGAGTTTTATTATGCTTCATGACATAAGGcaagaagatgaaataaagaagTTCTTTACTGATGTCTATGATTTATACATAAAGTTTACAATGAATCCATTTTATGAACCTGATTCTCCTATTTGATCAAGCGCATTTGACAGAAAAGTGCAGTTTCTTGGGAAGAAACACCTTGTAAGTTGAATgtagaaaattttggaaataaaccATGTTGCTACGATGGGGGGATTCTCAGGAATGTGTACATTGTAAGTAACATGATTAAATAGCCTTGAAAAGTTTAGGGAAAaagtcaagggatgcctgggtggctcagttaaagtGGCTGAcacttaatctcagctcaggtcatgacctcagcgtTAATAGATGGAGCCTCTTGATGGGCTCTGAGCCCagaggagtctgcctgagattctctctctccctctttctctgcccttcccccagcttgagtgcacacactctctctctctgaaataaataaataaataaataaataaagtcaaatgGTTTTACAAAGCTTATAGTGTTGAACATGGAGTATTGGCCTTATCCTCTCTACTCTCAACTTCCACTTTGCCAAGACAACTACCTTCAACTTAGTTGTTTCTTCTGATACTTAATTCCTTGTTCTGATACTTAACTcctctccaacacacacacacttctcttcCCCTCATCCTCCTAGCATCCAAATATCATAATATTTGATTAGACCATTATTTAGTATTTACACTCATACTGAGCCATGTAGTATACATAATAACATTTCTTTTGtattacaatttaaattttttccctggATTtaatcattgtcttatttttcctctctttaagAAGTAATCACTAGTTTTTCACCAAACTCTCCACTAGAAGTACCTACATACAGCTCACAaagccatttatttctttatttgcttgtttgtttgtttgtttgtttgtttgtttatgaatgagagagagagagagtgagtgcacaagtgggagggagggacagaaggaaggggagaaggagaagcaaactccttgatgagcagggagccctacacagggccgGATCCCAAgtccctgggattgtgacctgagcctaaggcacatacttagctgactaagccacccaagcatccgtcaaagttttaaaatatatcgGATAATctagtatgtatgtgtatatggggGCTGGGCTAGAGATTGATTTCCCTCCTGAAGTACTCTGTTCTGATTCAGACTCTAG
It includes:
- the LOC144324280 gene encoding LOW QUALITY PROTEIN: inorganic pyrophosphatase 2, mitochondrial-like (The sequence of the model RefSeq protein was modified relative to this genomic sequence to represent the inferred CDS: deleted 1 base in 1 codon), which translates into the protein MASYCTEEHSQPRSPSYHLFFKNVAGHYISPFHDIPLKVDSTVENGIPTKRARNDEYENLFNMVIEVPRWTNAKMEIATKEPLNPIKQDRKDGKLQYVASIFPHKGYIWNYGALPQTWEDPHRKDKSTDCCGDNDPMDVCEIGSKVPSCGEVIPVKILGILALIDQGETDWKIIAINVNDPEASKFHDIDDVKKYKPGYLEATLNWFRFYKLPEGKPENQFAFNAEFKNKAFALDVIKSTHECWKALLMKKCDGGAIKCTNVHISDSPFHCTQEEARSIVELVSSSPNQENNTEDQMWHFLGK